The Raphanus sativus cultivar WK10039 chromosome 2, ASM80110v3, whole genome shotgun sequence genome includes a region encoding these proteins:
- the LOC108820945 gene encoding uncharacterized protein LOC108820945, with product MDAMRKQLDVLMGANRNGDVTEVNRKYYDRDVCRLYLSGLCPHELFQLTKMDMGPCPKVHSLQLRKEYKEAKAKGVDNYDRELEDAIDRLIVECDRKIARALKRLQEEDANAAIAISVTQVTQSPEILELSNQIKEKMKEADLHDLEGKTDMKIRALELAEEMRTKRADLQAVLLLEAFNKDRASLPQPIPAQQPSAALPPPDPRTQEMINEKLKKAEEFGEQGMVDEAQKALEEAEALKKLSARQEPVVDSTKFTAADVRITDQKLRLCDICGAFLSIYDNDRRLADHFGGKLHLGYMLIRDKLAELQEEKNKVHKERVEERRSKERSRERESSRDRDRGDSRDRGRDVDRRSRDRDRHHEHRDHERNYDSRSGRDRSRSRERHRDYDRRSRRHDRY from the exons ATGGACGCGATGAGAAAGCAGCTAGATGTGCTCATGGGAGCTAACCGAAACGGCGATGTGACGGAGGTGAATCGCAAATACTACGACCGTGATGTCTGTCGTCTCTACTTATCTGGTCTCTGCCCTCACGAGCTCTTTCAATTGACC aaAATGGATATGGGTCCTTGCCCAAAGGTGCACTCTTTGCAGCTCAGGAAAGA ATATAAAGAAGCGAAGGCAAAAGGTGTTGACAACTACGATAGGGAATTGGAAGACGCAATTGACAGGCTTATTGTGGAGTGTGATAGGAAGATTGCTAGGGCCCTTAAGCGTCTTCAGGAAGAGGATGCCAATGCTGCCATTGCTATTTCTGTCACCCAAGTTACTCAG TCACCTGAAATTCTCGAGctatcaaatcaaatcaaagagaagatgaaggaagcaGACCTGCATg ATCTGGAAGGAAAGACGGATATGAAGATTAGAGCTCTTGAGTTAGCTGAGGAGATGAGGACTAAGAGAGCTGACTTACAG GCTGTGCTGCTGTTGGAGGCATTCAACAAAGATAGGGCGTCCTTGCCACAGCCCATCCCAGCTCAGCAGCCATCTGCAGCATTACCTCCGCCGGATCCTCGTACTCAAGAGATGATCAATGAGAAACTAAAGAAAGCTGAAGAGTTTG GCGAACAAGGAATGGTTGATGAGGCGCAGAAAGCACTAGAAGAGGCTGAAGCTCTTAAgaag CTTTCTGCTAGGCAAGAACCTGTTGTGGATTCAACCAAGTTCACTGCTGCTGATGTGCGCATT ACAGACCAGAAGCTGCGTCTATGTGACATATGCGGAGCATTTTTGAGCATCTATGACAA TGATCGTCGGTTAGCTGATCATTTTGGAGGGAAGCTTCATTTGGGTTACATGCTGATCCGTGACAAATTAGCAGAGCTTcag GAGGAGAAAAACAAAGTTCACAAGGAACGGGTGGAAGAAAGAAG ATCAAAAGAGAGGAGCAGAGAGCGAGAATCAAGTAGAGATAGGGACAGAGGTGATAGCCGTGACCGTGGAAGAGATGTTGATCGTAGGAGTAGAGATCGTGACAGGCATCATGAACACCGTGATCATGAAAGAAACTATGACTCGAGAAGCGGGCGGGACCGGTCCAGGTCTAGGGAAAGACACAGGGATTATGATCGCCGCAGCAG ACGCCATGACCGCTACTAA
- the LOC108829742 gene encoding heavy metal-associated isoprenylated plant protein 21: MGAFDYISSFCSYTYSNAKTKRKPLQTVDIKVKMDCDGCERRVRNVVRRMKGVKSVEVNRKQSRITVNGHVDPNKVLKRVKSTGKKAEFWPYIPQHMVYYPFDTGMYDKRAPAGHIRNPTQAFPAANTPGENYVSLFSDDNVQAACSIM; encoded by the exons ATGGGTGCATTTGATTATATCTCTAGCTTCTGTTCTTATACATACTCTAATGCCAAAACCAAGCGTAAGCCATTGCAG ACAGTGGATATCAAGGTGAAAATGGACTGTGATGGTTGTGAAAGAAGAGTTAGAAACGTGGTTCGTCGCATGAAAG GCGTGAAATCAGTGGAGGTAAACCGGAAACAGAGCCGGATAACGGTGAACGGTCACGTGGACCCAAACAAGGTGTTGAAGAGAGTGAAGAGCACAGGGAAGAAGGCAGAGTTTTGGCCTTACATACCTCAGCATATGGTCTACTACCCATTTGACACTGGCATGTACGACAAACGCGCTCCCGCAGGCCACATCCGCAACCCCACACAAGCGTTTCCAGCTGCAAACACACCTGGTGAGAACTACGTTTCACTCTTTAGCGACGACAACGTCCAGGCCGCTTGTTCCATCATGTGA